The following are encoded in a window of Podospora pseudoanserina strain CBS 124.78 chromosome 6, whole genome shotgun sequence genomic DNA:
- the ATG18 gene encoding autophagy protein (EggNog:ENOG503NVSY; COG:U) has product MSGGALNFVTFNQDHSCLAVGTSKGFRIYHTDPFSKIFNSDDGNVSIIEMLFSTSLVALVLSPRHLVIQNTKRASVICELTFPNAILAVRLNRKRLAVVLEEEIYLYDISNMTLLQTINTSPNPNAICALSPSSERCYIAYPLPKQREDTGERRPSHAPPLSSYVPTTSGEVLIYDTVKQVSINLIEAHRSPLCCIALNNDGTLLATASEKSTIIRVFAIPSGQRLYQFRRGTTPSTIYSMSFNLSSTILCVSSVSNTVHIYKLTNNSQEGAEATSPRRNRFARSASINSADYVPNSDDDSRRSSGAEEYGSTASQPSSEGSKALRNSGMFGNMIRRSSQIVGRGVVGAVGAYLPAAVSEMFEPERDFASIKIPKPTSTVLQGAPAGGGGPIRSVVAMSSSSPQVMVVTSDGIFYVYNIDMEKGGEGYLVKQFSVVEADDKLDASYNA; this is encoded by the exons ATGTCGGGCGGCGCCCTGAACTTCGTCACGTTCAACCAGGACCACAGCTGTCTGGCTGTCGGCACCTCCAAGGGCTTCCGCATCTACCATACAGACCCCTTTTCCAAGATCTTCAACAGCGATGACGGGAATGTCTCCATAATCGAGATGCTCTTCTCGACCTCGCTCGTTGCCCTGGTTCTTTCACCCCGCCATCTGGTGATCCAGAACACTAAGCGGGCCTCGGTCATTTGCGAACTCACCTTCCCCAACGCCATCCTTGCCGTGCGGCTAAATCGAAAACGGCTGGCCGtggtgttggaagaggagatCTATCTTTACGACATTTCTAACATGACACTTTTGCAAACAATAAACACCTCGCCGAATCCAAACGCTATTTGCGCCCTGTCTCCCTCGTCCGAGAGATGCTACATAGCCTATCCGCTTCCCAAACAGCGAGAGGACACAGGCGAGAGACGGCCATCGCATGCCCCCCCCCTGTCCAGTTATGTTCCGACTACCAGCGGCGAGGTACTCATATATGATACGGTGAAGCAGGTCTCTATCAATCTAATCGAGGCTCACCGGTCGCCGCTGTGCTGCATCGCTCTGAATAACGACGGCACTCTCCTTGCGACGGCGTCAGAAAAGAGCACCATTATCCGCGTGTTTGCGATTCCCAGTGGTCAGAGGCTGTATCAGTTCCGGAGGGGTACCACTCCTTCGACCATATACAGCATGTCTTTCAACCTCAGCTCAACCATCCTCTGTGTTTCGTCCGTCTCCAACACTGTCCACATCTACAAACTGACCAACAATTCTCAAGAAGGCGCCGAAGCAACATCACCTAGGCGTAACCGCTTTGCCCGGTCTGCCAGTATTAACAGTGCCGACTATGTTCCcaacagcgacgacgactcTCGGCGAAGCAGTGGGGCGGAAGAGTATGGCAGTACCGCGAGCCAGCCCAGTAGCGAAGGAAGCAAAGCTCTGCGGAACAGCGGCATGTTTGGCAATATGATCAGGCGGTCATCTCAAATTGTCGGGCGTGGCGTGGTCGGAGCAGTGGGGGCTTATCTACCAGCCGCCGTGTCTGAGATGTTCGAACCCGAGCGTGATTTCGCAAGCATCAAGATTCCTAAACCAACCAGCACGGTACTGCAAGGAGCACCGGCTGGCGGGGGCGGACCCATCCGCAGTGTTGTGGCCATGAGTAGCAGTTCGCCTCAGGTCATGGTAGTGACAAGCGATGGTATCTTCTATGTGTACAACATTGACAtggaaaagggaggggaggggtacTTGGTGAAGCAGTTCTC TGTCGTTGAGGCGGATGATAAGCTGGACGCCTCATATAACGCATAG
- a CDS encoding hypothetical protein (EggNog:ENOG503NUVX; COG:U), which yields MASSGPTGFLGRSSSSNANMRGLVQFIADLRNARARELEEKRINKELANIRQKFKDGNLSGYHKKKYVCKLLYIYILGWNVDFGHLEAVNLISATKYSEKQIGYLAMTLFLHEQHELLHLVVNSIRKDLMDHNELFNCLALHAIANVGGREMGEALSGEVHRLLISPTSKSFVKKKAALTLLRLYRKNPGIVQPQWAERIIHLMDDPDFGVALSVTSLVMALAQDDLEQYKGAYAKAAARLKRILIDGEYASDYLYYKVPCPWLQIKLLRLLQYFPPSEDSHVREMIRQSLQRILDLALETNKNVQQNNAQNAVLFEAINLIIHLDTEHALMKQISQRLGRFIQSRETNVRYLGLEAMTHLAARSDTTLGPIKQHQEVILGSLKDRDISVRRKGLDLLYSMCDHTNARPIVGELLHYLQNADFAIREEMVLKIAILTEKYATDVQWYVDISLRLIAMAGDHVSDEVWQRVIQIITNNEELQVYAAQNILQYCKQDHCHETLVKIGAYILGEFGHLIAEEKGCSPIEQFIALQSKLPACAPGTRGMILSCFVKYVNLFPEIKPQLVNVFNVYSHTLDPELQQRACEYLTLASMPTDDLLRTVCDEMPPFPERESALLSRLHRKHANTSDKRTWIVGGKDANSDAAELTLAKNGSLRRTFTNAGTKPNGGAAGDLLGLDMNNIGPAEAKSIPNLASAAHLSPNWEKGFNRLLLKPDGVLYEDGQLQVGVRSEYRGQMACLILYFTNKTPALVGSFTTTLDLDTSEKTNLTWDVKGLPDTTIARGAQAQQVIMFEAKKVFEKSPTIRISYLAGALQALTLKLPVTLHKFMDPAELTAEDFFKRWKQIGGAPREAQQVFGLTTTAKDQQRELTDGFIRDVIKGFRWGVLNNVDPNTKNFVGASVVHTSEGGKIGCLLRLEPNYGTQMIRLTIRATDDSVPPVILKLMEGRLAQGLSTVQERHGPPQTVSDISDSFRNIMVR from the exons ATGGCGTCTTCAGGCCCCACGGGCTTTCTGGGCCgatccagcagcagcaatgccAATATGCGAGGACTAGTGCAGTTCATTGCCGACTTGCGCAATGCGCGTGCTCGAGAattggaagagaagagaatcaACAAGGAACTGGCCAATATCAGGCAAAAGTTCAAAG ATGGTAATCTGAGCGGGTAtcacaaaaagaaatatgTTTGCAAGCTTCTGTACATCTACATTCTGGGCTGGAACGTCGATTTTGGACACCTCGAGGCAGTCAATCTCATCTCGGCAACAAAGTACTCGGAGAAGCAGATTGGGTATTTGGCAATGACCTTGTTCTTGCACGAGCAGCACGAGCTATTACACCTGGTGGTGAACAGTATTCGGAAAGATCTGATGGACCACAACGAACTGTTCAACTGCCTTGCACTGCACGCCATTGCAAACGTAGGTGGTCGGGAGATGGGCGAGGCCCTTAGCGGAGAGGTACACAGGTTACTGATCTCACC CACCTCGAAATCTTTTGTCAAAAAGAAGGCGGCGCTTACCCTGCTCCGCTTGTACCGAAAAAATCCTGGCATCGTCCAGCCTCAATGGGCAGAGAGGATAATACATCTTATGGATGACCCGGATTTTGGCGTGGCATTATCCGTTACCTCATTGGTCATGGCTTTGGCCCAGGACGACCTCGAGCAGTACAAGGGCGCATATGCCAAGGCCGCCGCCCGCCTGAAACGGATCCTTATCGACGGGGAGTACGCCTCAGACTATCTGTACTACAAGGTGCCTTGTCCCTGGCTCCAGATCAAGCTCTTGCGACTCCTGCAGTATTTCCCACCTTCCGAGGACAGTCACGTTCGGGAGATGATCCGGCAGTCCCTTCAAAGGATATTGGACCTCGCCTTGGAAACGAACAAAAATGTACAGCAAAACAATGCGCAAAATGCTGTTCTCTTCgaagccatcaacctcatcatccacctcgaTACTGAACACGCTCTCATGAAGCAGATATCTCAGAGACTGGGGCGATTTATCCAGTCGAGGGAGACAAATGTTCGGTATCTAGGTCTTGAGGCTATGACGCACTTGGCCGCTCGATCTGATACCACACTTGGTCCCATCAAGCAACACCAGGAGGTGATTTTGGGATCGCTCAAGGACAGAGACATCAGCGTTCGACGAAAgggccttgatctcctctATAGCATGTGCGATCACACAAATGCACGACCAATCGTGGGCGAGCTTCTTCACTACCTTCAAAACGCCGATTTTGCAATTCGAGAAGAGATGGTGCTGAAAATCGCCATTCTGACGGAAAAGTATGCCACCGATGTCCAGTGGTATGTAGACATCTCCCTGCGTCTCATCGCCATGGCAGGAGATCATGTCAGTGATGAGGTATGGCAGCGTGTCATCCAAATTATCACCAACAACGAGGAGCTGCAAGTATACGCTGCCCAAAACATTCTTCAATACTGCAAACAAGATCACTGTCACGAGACATTGGTCAAGATTGGGGCCTACATCCTCGGAGAGTTTGGTCATTTGATTGCTGAAGAGAAGGGCTGCAGTCCGATCGAGCAGTTTATTGCATTGCAGAGCAAGCTCCCCGCCTGCGCACCAGGGACTCGTGGCATGATTCTGTCGTGTTTTGTAAAATACGTGAATCTGTTCCCCGAGATCAAGCCACAGCTCGTCAACGTCTTCAACGTCTACAGCCACACGCTTGACCCTGAACTGCAGCAAAGAGCTTGCGAATATTTGACACTGGCAAGTATGCCGACCGACGATCTTCTCCGCACTGTTTGTGATGAGATGCCACCGTTCCCAGAACGCGAGTCGGCTTTGCTTTCCAGGCTACACCGGAAGCATGCGAACACAAGCGATAAGAGGACGTGGATCGTGGGAGGAAAGGACGCCAACTCGGACGCCGCTGAGCTCACGCTGGCCAAGAATGGAAGTCTTAGAAGGACGTTCACCAACGCCGGTACCAAGCCAAACGGGGGTGCGGCCGGCGATCTCTTAGGTCTTGACATGAACAATATTGGCCCGGCAGAGGCAAAGTCAATACCCAATCTCGCCAGTGCCGCTCATTTGTCACCCAACTGGGAGAAGGGCTTCAACCGGCTTCTTCTCAAGCCAGATGGCGTTCTTTACGAGGATGGCCAGCTCCAGGTTGGCGTGCGGTCCGAGTACCGCGGTCAGATGGCTTGCCTGATTTTGTACTTTACAAACAAGACTCCGGCTCTTGTTGGATCGTTCACCACGACGCTTGATTTGGACACGTCAGAAAAGACCAATCTGACATGGGACGTCAAGGGCCTTCCCGACACGACGATTGCACGGGGTGCTCAGGCCCAGCAGGTCATTATGTTTGAAGCCAAGAAGGTTTTCGAAAAGAGCCCAACAATCCGGATCAGCTACCTGGCCGGTGCGTTGCAGGCTCTTACCCTCAAGCTTCCTGTCACTCTCCACAAGTTCATGGATCCTGCCGAACTGACTGCTGAGGATTTCTTCAAGAGGTGGAAGCAAATCGGCGGGGCCCCTCGTGAGGCACAACAGGTGTTTGGGTTGACAACTACTGCCAAGGACCAGCAAAGGGAACTTACCGACGGCTTCATTCGAGATGTCATCAAGGGTTTCAGGTGGGGGGTGCTGAACAATGTCGACCCCAATACCAAGAATTTTGTGGGTGCCAGCGTTGTGCACACGAGCGAGGGTGGGAAGATTGGCTGCCTGCTCAGACTGGAGCCCAACTACGGAACACAG ATGATTCGCCTTACGATCAGGGCTACTGATGACAGCGTACCGCCTGTGATCCTGAAGCTTATGGAGGGCAGGCTTGCGCAGGGCCTGTCAACGGTGCAGGAGAGACACGGGCCACCGCAAACCGTGAGCGACATCTCAGATTCATTTAGGAATATAATGGTTCGTTGa